A part of Thiomicrorhabdus sediminis genomic DNA contains:
- the rimO gene encoding 30S ribosomal protein S12 methylthiotransferase RimO, which yields MSIRQPTVGVISLGCPKATVDSERILTQLRTEGYQLTNSYQDADTVIVNTCGFIDSAVQESLDTIGEALQENGKVIVTGCLGAKEQQILDVHPKVLAVSGPAAYEEVLSAVHNVVEPPSHNPFVDLVPPQGIKLTPKHFAYLKISEGCNHRCTFCIIPSMRGDLVSRPVSEVISEAKRLKEAGVKELLVVSQDTAAYGVDTQYKMEFAEGRPTKTSMVGLSEALGELGGVDEFWVRLHYVYPYPNVEEVIPLMAEGKILPYLDMPLQHANPRVLKAMKRPGNVEKTLERINKWREMVPNLTIRSTFIVGFPGETEEEFQDLLDFIEAAQLDRVGCFQYSPVEGATANEIAEQVPDDIKQERFDHFMKLQQQISAAKMQAKVGQVMQVLIDEIDDKGAVARSMADAPEIDGMVFIDDAFHLQPGQFVKVEIIGADEYDLWAKTIEEFEPQENSYVELG from the coding sequence ATGTCTATTCGCCAGCCTACCGTTGGAGTTATTAGTCTTGGTTGCCCGAAAGCGACCGTTGATAGTGAGCGTATCTTGACGCAGTTACGTACTGAAGGATACCAGTTGACCAATAGCTATCAGGATGCCGATACCGTTATCGTCAATACCTGTGGTTTTATCGATAGCGCGGTGCAGGAATCTTTGGATACTATCGGTGAGGCTTTGCAGGAAAACGGTAAGGTAATCGTTACCGGTTGTTTAGGTGCCAAAGAACAGCAGATCCTTGATGTGCATCCAAAGGTTCTGGCCGTTTCCGGTCCAGCGGCTTACGAAGAAGTCTTGAGCGCCGTTCATAATGTGGTCGAGCCGCCTAGTCATAACCCTTTTGTTGATTTGGTGCCACCGCAAGGCATTAAGCTGACCCCTAAGCATTTTGCGTATCTGAAAATCTCGGAGGGATGTAATCACCGTTGTACCTTCTGCATTATTCCGTCAATGCGCGGTGATTTGGTAAGTCGTCCGGTCAGTGAGGTGATTTCCGAAGCGAAACGTCTAAAAGAGGCGGGGGTAAAAGAGCTGCTGGTGGTCTCTCAGGATACGGCTGCCTATGGTGTCGATACCCAATATAAAATGGAATTTGCCGAAGGTCGTCCAACCAAAACCTCAATGGTCGGTTTATCCGAAGCCTTGGGCGAGCTAGGTGGCGTTGATGAATTCTGGGTCCGTTTACACTATGTTTATCCTTATCCAAATGTTGAGGAAGTGATTCCTCTAATGGCCGAAGGCAAAATCCTGCCTTATCTGGATATGCCGTTACAGCACGCTAACCCTCGGGTACTCAAAGCGATGAAACGTCCCGGGAATGTCGAAAAGACACTGGAACGCATCAATAAATGGCGTGAGATGGTACCGAACCTGACGATTCGTTCGACCTTTATTGTCGGTTTCCCGGGCGAAACCGAGGAAGAATTCCAAGACTTACTCGATTTTATCGAAGCGGCGCAATTGGATCGTGTCGGTTGCTTCCAGTATTCACCGGTAGAAGGGGCCACTGCTAACGAGATCGCCGAGCAGGTACCGGATGATATCAAGCAAGAGCGTTTTGATCACTTTATGAAGTTGCAGCAGCAGATCAGTGCGGCAAAAATGCAAGCCAAAGTGGGTCAGGTCATGCAGGTTCTGATCGATGAAATTGACGATAAGGGTGCGGTCGCGCGTTCCATGGCCGATGCACCGGAAATCGATGGTATGGTGTTTATTGATGACGCTTTCCATCTGCAGCCAGGGCAGTTCGTCAAGGTTGAGATCATTGGTGCCGATGAATATGACCTTTGGGCGAAAACCATCGAAGAGTTTGAGCCACAGGAAAACTCTTATGTTGAGCTGGGTTAA
- a CDS encoding NAD(P)/FAD-dependent oxidoreductase produces the protein MQRILIVGGGAGGLELATRLGNTLGKQKLAHITLLDQNRVHVWKPLLHEVVAGSFDTGMESLSYRAHSADNHYDFRLGRLASIDQDRQKVVLEPQFDHHGKQILESRQISYDYLVIAVGSQCNDFGISGVKEHCFRLDSAPEAEDLHLTFLNRFLQFSEAQAGQLGSSNQPVHIAIVGGGATGVELAAELYNAVDRFEQVGIRKIHHQSLRVTLVEATDRILPVLPAEIALKAQKTLFKQGVDVLTNVQVKAIEENCLVTQQAEGEQRINADILVWAAGVKAPEFLNKLGLPTNRINQLVCQQSLLVQGCSNIFALGDCASIMGANERPVPATAQAASQQAKLCGDNLIACIDENRRALKPFVYHDHGTLVSLSRFQTLGNLLDDLFHKNWFIEGKIAHWAYISLYRQHQHALHGGFKTLIMMLASSIQKRIKPKLKLY, from the coding sequence ATGCAAAGAATTTTAATAGTCGGTGGTGGTGCCGGCGGTTTGGAGTTGGCGACCAGGCTTGGCAATACTCTAGGCAAACAAAAGCTGGCGCATATTACGCTGCTTGATCAGAACCGGGTGCATGTCTGGAAACCCTTATTGCATGAGGTGGTTGCCGGTTCTTTTGATACCGGCATGGAATCATTGAGTTATCGTGCCCACAGTGCCGACAACCACTACGATTTCCGTCTCGGTCGTTTGGCTTCGATTGATCAGGACAGGCAGAAGGTGGTGCTAGAACCTCAGTTTGACCATCATGGCAAACAGATCCTTGAATCACGCCAGATCTCCTATGATTATCTTGTTATCGCGGTCGGTTCGCAGTGTAATGATTTTGGCATCTCGGGTGTCAAAGAACACTGTTTCCGTCTGGATTCCGCCCCTGAGGCAGAAGACTTACATCTGACGTTTCTTAACCGTTTTCTGCAATTTTCCGAAGCCCAGGCCGGTCAGTTGGGTAGTTCCAATCAGCCGGTGCATATCGCCATTGTCGGCGGCGGAGCCACCGGAGTCGAATTGGCCGCGGAACTCTATAATGCGGTGGATCGTTTTGAGCAGGTAGGTATCCGTAAGATCCATCATCAAAGCCTAAGGGTTACGCTGGTTGAAGCGACCGATCGGATTTTACCGGTGTTGCCTGCAGAAATCGCCCTGAAAGCGCAAAAGACCTTGTTTAAACAGGGGGTTGACGTATTGACCAATGTGCAGGTTAAAGCGATTGAAGAGAACTGCTTAGTGACTCAGCAGGCTGAAGGCGAGCAAAGAATCAATGCCGATATTCTGGTTTGGGCGGCAGGAGTGAAGGCACCGGAATTTCTTAATAAGCTCGGTTTGCCGACGAATCGAATCAATCAACTGGTTTGCCAACAAAGCCTGTTGGTACAAGGATGCAGTAATATTTTCGCGCTAGGCGATTGCGCCTCGATAATGGGGGCAAATGAGCGTCCTGTTCCGGCCACGGCGCAAGCGGCCAGTCAACAGGCTAAGTTGTGTGGCGATAACCTTATTGCCTGTATCGATGAGAATCGCCGTGCATTAAAGCCATTTGTCTATCACGATCACGGCACCCTGGTTTCATTGAGCCGTTTTCAAACTTTGGGCAACTTGCTTGATGACCTGTTTCATAAAAACTGGTTTATCGAAGGCAAAATCGCCCACTGGGCTTATATCAGTCTGTATCGACAGCATCAGCATGCATTGCACGGCGGCTTTAAAACCTTGATTATGATGTTGGCTTCAAGTATTCAAAAGCGCATTAAACCCAAATTAAAGCTTTACTGA
- a CDS encoding YgaP family membrane protein, with product MAIERIVMLVAGFMVLASALLSVYHAPEWLYLTGFVGVNLMFSAMTGFCPMVIFLRKFGFKHGAAFR from the coding sequence ATGGCAATTGAAAGAATTGTAATGTTGGTTGCAGGTTTTATGGTTTTGGCAAGCGCGCTATTAAGCGTATACCACGCGCCGGAATGGTTATACCTGACTGGTTTCGTTGGTGTGAACCTGATGTTTTCAGCAATGACTGGTTTCTGCCCAATGGTTATTTTCTTGCGTAAATTCGGCTTCAAACACGGCGCCGCTTTTCGCTAA
- a CDS encoding YfhL family 4Fe-4S dicluster ferredoxin: MALKILEGCINCDMCEPECPNTAISMGEKVYEINPDLCTECVGFYDNPTCISVCPIDVIITDPDRVEDKDTLYQKFQKLVHEDKI, encoded by the coding sequence ATGGCTTTAAAGATTCTAGAAGGTTGCATCAATTGCGACATGTGTGAACCGGAATGCCCGAATACGGCGATTTCAATGGGCGAAAAAGTCTATGAAATCAATCCGGATTTATGCACCGAATGTGTCGGCTTTTATGATAATCCGACCTGTATCAGCGTCTGTCCGATTGACGTCATTATCACCGACCCGGATCGGGTCGAAGATAAGGACACGCTTTACCAGAAGTTTCAAAAGCTGGTCCATGAAGACAAAATTTGA
- a CDS encoding glutathione S-transferase family protein: protein MAKKMQLISFKLCPFVQRAVIVLLYKSVEFDISYVDLSNPPDWFKEISPLGQVPLLKVADEVLFESSVIQEYVDEVTPPSLHPSDPLQKAKNRAWISFGGELFMLQYGWSHAKSEKVFQEKADQLRAKFMQLENAHSGQSYFNGKDFALIDAAYAPLFMRYRYISELSGMELLQDCPNLSRWVDNLLALDCVQQSVVEEFEQIFKDSIVKADGYIAKLLDDNTL from the coding sequence ATGGCAAAGAAAATGCAATTAATCAGTTTCAAGCTTTGTCCTTTTGTGCAGCGTGCGGTGATTGTGCTGCTTTATAAATCGGTCGAGTTCGATATCAGTTATGTTGATCTTTCCAATCCGCCGGATTGGTTTAAAGAAATCTCACCTTTGGGACAGGTGCCTTTATTGAAGGTTGCCGATGAGGTGTTGTTTGAATCCTCGGTCATTCAAGAGTATGTTGATGAAGTCACGCCACCGAGTCTGCATCCATCGGATCCGTTGCAAAAAGCCAAAAACCGGGCATGGATCAGCTTTGGGGGGGAACTGTTTATGTTGCAGTATGGCTGGAGTCATGCCAAGTCGGAGAAGGTGTTCCAAGAAAAGGCCGATCAGCTGCGCGCCAAGTTTATGCAATTGGAAAATGCTCACAGCGGGCAGAGTTATTTTAACGGTAAAGACTTCGCGCTGATTGATGCGGCCTATGCGCCTTTATTTATGCGTTATAGATATATCTCCGAATTATCCGGTATGGAGCTGCTGCAGGATTGTCCGAACCTGAGCCGTTGGGTGGATAATTTATTGGCTTTGGATTGCGTGCAGCAGTCGGTGGTGGAAGAGTTCGAGCAGATATTTAAAGACTCTATTGTCAAAGCCGATGGTTATATCGCTAAGTTGCTTGATGATAATACCCTTTAG
- a CDS encoding rhodanese-like domain-containing protein — protein sequence MNTTQLSPNPFLKNALIFTSFLVFSLFLQLAIADNHAGEKPSMDDTQAVWLDVRNADEYAADHIKGDLNIPIDQLLDDIGYYISDKNTPIKVYCQLGKRAKRATDRLLENGYTDVECIGTIDQARERRGMMTEPNE from the coding sequence ATGAATACGACACAATTATCACCAAACCCGTTTTTAAAAAATGCGCTGATCTTCACAAGCTTTTTAGTATTCAGCCTGTTTTTGCAATTGGCCATCGCCGATAACCACGCTGGCGAAAAACCGAGTATGGATGACACACAAGCGGTTTGGCTCGATGTACGCAATGCGGACGAATATGCCGCTGATCACATCAAAGGCGATTTGAATATCCCCATTGATCAACTGCTTGATGACATCGGCTATTACATCAGCGATAAAAACACACCGATTAAAGTCTATTGCCAGCTTGGTAAACGTGCCAAACGGGCAACCGATCGTTTACTGGAAAACGGTTACACCGATGTCGAATGCATCGGTACGATTGATCAAGCAAGAGAACGTCGCGGCATGATGACCGAGCCTAACGAATAA
- the yegQ gene encoding tRNA 5-hydroxyuridine modification protein YegQ — MKADSHNVSNDPAVVSELLSPAGTLKNMEYAFAYGADAVYAGQPRYSLRVRNNEFDLENLEKGINRAHELGKKFYVVSNIAAHNSKVNTYMKDIAPVIAMKPDALIMSDPGLIAMVHEQYPEQEIHLSVQSNAVNWATVKFWYNNGVRRVVLSRELSIAEIREIREKVPEMELEVFVHGALCIAYSGRCLLSGYINKRDANQGTCTNACRWNYNTYEAKEDVTGDVVGTPRVDVANITDLTGTTDRAAPEVASNVPEAAEPTLGIGETTDEVLLLEEEGRPGELMPAFEDEHGTYIMNSKDLRAVELIPELVDMGVHSLKIEGRTKSHYYVARTAQVYRKAIDDALAGKEFDRSLLDDLESLASRGYTEGFLRRHVHSEYQNYEYGVSKSERQRFVGEVVDIVERDGRSMLEIDVKNKFCVGDSIEIMSPAGNVSMVLDHMQTHHDEVVDCAKGSGWLVRIPNPFKDLDRETLMFGLVMRNESWGGDVKRDAAARKVKQEQEAKDAVNRSAAKESAAG, encoded by the coding sequence TTGAAAGCAGACAGCCATAATGTCTCAAACGACCCTGCGGTTGTTTCAGAACTTTTATCCCCTGCGGGAACTTTAAAAAATATGGAATACGCCTTTGCCTATGGTGCCGATGCGGTTTACGCCGGTCAGCCACGTTACAGTCTGCGTGTCCGAAATAATGAATTCGATTTAGAGAACTTGGAAAAGGGGATTAACCGCGCTCACGAATTGGGCAAGAAGTTTTATGTGGTATCAAATATCGCCGCGCATAACTCCAAGGTCAATACCTATATGAAAGACATTGCGCCGGTTATCGCGATGAAACCGGATGCGTTGATTATGTCCGATCCGGGGCTGATCGCGATGGTGCACGAACAGTATCCTGAACAGGAAATCCACTTGTCGGTGCAGTCCAATGCGGTGAACTGGGCGACGGTCAAGTTCTGGTACAACAATGGCGTGCGCCGTGTGGTGCTGTCGCGTGAATTGTCGATTGCCGAGATTCGCGAAATCCGCGAAAAAGTACCGGAAATGGAGCTGGAAGTGTTTGTCCACGGGGCGTTATGTATCGCTTATTCAGGGCGTTGCCTGTTATCCGGTTATATCAATAAACGTGACGCCAACCAGGGAACCTGTACCAATGCATGTCGTTGGAACTACAACACCTATGAAGCCAAAGAAGATGTCACCGGTGATGTCGTGGGCACACCAAGAGTGGATGTGGCCAATATTACCGATTTAACCGGTACCACCGATCGCGCCGCACCGGAAGTGGCGAGCAATGTGCCAGAAGCGGCAGAACCTACACTTGGCATTGGTGAAACCACCGATGAAGTCTTGTTGCTGGAAGAAGAAGGTCGTCCGGGTGAATTGATGCCGGCGTTTGAAGACGAGCATGGCACCTATATTATGAACTCGAAAGACCTGCGTGCGGTCGAGTTGATTCCTGAATTGGTTGATATGGGGGTGCACTCGTTGAAGATCGAAGGGCGCACCAAGTCGCATTATTATGTGGCGCGTACCGCACAGGTGTATCGTAAGGCGATTGACGATGCCTTAGCCGGTAAAGAGTTTGACCGCAGTTTGTTGGACGACCTGGAAAGCCTGGCAAGCCGTGGTTACACCGAAGGTTTCTTGCGTCGTCACGTGCATTCCGAGTACCAGAACTACGAATACGGTGTCTCGAAATCAGAGCGTCAGCGTTTTGTCGGTGAGGTGGTTGATATTGTTGAGCGCGATGGCCGTTCGATGCTGGAAATAGATGTGAAAAACAAGTTCTGCGTTGGTGACTCGATTGAAATCATGAGCCCGGCAGGCAATGTCTCCATGGTATTGGATCATATGCAGACCCATCACGATGAAGTGGTTGATTGTGCTAAAGGTTCCGGCTGGTTGGTACGAATCCCGAATCCGTTTAAGGATCTGGATCGCGAGACTTTGATGTTTGGTTTGGTGATGCGTAACGAATCATGGGGCGGAGACGTCAAACGTGATGCGGCGGCACGTAAAGTCAAACAAGAACAAGAAGCCAAAGATGCTGTTAATCGTTCAGCCGCTAAAGAGTCGGCAGCCGGGTAA
- a CDS encoding ABC transporter permease, with the protein MALTLKLRQTLQQPTMKLLINPWFMATLLITLLLTTPLWVLLSFLFEPTNANWAHLADTLLPDYIINSLWLMFGVTIGALLLGVPSAWLISQYQFPGKDVFHWALLLPLAMPAYIIAYTYTGLLEFEGPVQSYLRQFFAAQTVTSWFPEVRSLGGAVVMFSLVLYPYVYLLARAAFAANGQQLMNASRTLGCGPYQSFFKVALPMARPAIIAGLTLALMETLADFGTVQHFGVDTFTTGIYRTWTGFGDTTTTAQLSLLLLGFVLTLMLVEHWSRKKAQYFSQGRKSNDNSLNVLNGRQALIAILICSMPILFGFIVPGLQLLYWAFTTAEYGLNSEFIGLIWNSFYLAFITASLTLLLALMLAYANRLANHKAVAGISRFATLGYSIPGVVIAVAVIIPLAGLDQLINKWTMAQFDYQVGLILSGTLFALVFAYMFRFLSVALQSVDAGLKQVKPSLENSARTLGASRWRIIRQIHFPLLQTSLISAFILVFVEVLKELPTTLILRPFNFNTLSVRAYEMASDERLADAGLPALLIVATGIIPVILLSKLIGKPHG; encoded by the coding sequence ATGGCTTTGACTTTAAAGCTTAGACAAACTTTACAGCAGCCGACGATGAAATTATTGATAAACCCTTGGTTTATGGCGACCTTGCTGATTACCCTGTTGTTAACCACACCTTTATGGGTATTGTTGAGCTTTTTATTTGAACCGACCAATGCCAATTGGGCGCATCTTGCCGACACCCTGCTACCGGATTATATTATCAACTCGCTCTGGCTGATGTTTGGCGTGACCATCGGTGCCTTGCTTCTAGGTGTGCCCAGTGCGTGGTTAATCAGTCAGTACCAGTTTCCGGGTAAAGATGTTTTTCACTGGGCGCTGTTATTGCCGCTGGCGATGCCAGCCTATATCATTGCCTATACCTATACCGGCCTACTTGAATTCGAAGGACCTGTGCAAAGTTATTTACGCCAGTTTTTTGCCGCGCAGACCGTTACCAGCTGGTTTCCCGAGGTGCGCTCATTAGGTGGCGCGGTTGTCATGTTCTCTTTAGTACTCTATCCTTATGTCTATCTACTGGCTCGTGCCGCCTTTGCCGCCAACGGGCAACAACTTATGAATGCCAGCCGCACCTTGGGGTGCGGACCTTATCAAAGCTTTTTCAAAGTGGCATTGCCGATGGCGCGCCCTGCGATCATTGCCGGCCTAACTCTGGCATTAATGGAGACTCTGGCCGATTTCGGTACCGTGCAGCATTTTGGGGTGGACACTTTCACTACCGGTATCTACCGGACTTGGACCGGATTTGGCGACACCACCACTACGGCTCAACTGTCACTGCTACTGCTCGGTTTTGTCTTGACCTTAATGCTGGTTGAACACTGGTCACGCAAAAAAGCGCAGTACTTTAGCCAGGGACGCAAAAGCAATGATAACAGCTTAAATGTCCTTAACGGACGCCAGGCTCTTATCGCAATCCTGATCTGTAGCATGCCGATTCTGTTCGGTTTCATCGTGCCTGGATTGCAACTGCTTTACTGGGCATTTACTACCGCAGAATACGGTCTAAACAGTGAGTTTATCGGTTTAATCTGGAACAGCTTCTATCTGGCTTTCATCACCGCAAGCTTAACTCTGTTACTGGCCTTGATGCTTGCCTATGCCAATCGTTTGGCGAATCATAAAGCGGTTGCCGGTATTAGCCGTTTTGCCACACTCGGTTACTCGATTCCAGGTGTGGTGATTGCCGTTGCGGTCATTATTCCGTTGGCAGGCTTGGATCAATTGATCAATAAATGGACTATGGCGCAATTTGATTATCAGGTTGGCTTGATTCTATCCGGCACCTTATTCGCGTTGGTATTCGCCTATATGTTCCGTTTCTTATCCGTGGCTTTGCAAAGCGTTGATGCCGGGCTCAAACAGGTCAAACCATCGCTGGAAAATTCGGCACGAACACTTGGTGCAAGCCGTTGGCGAATTATCAGACAGATTCATTTTCCATTACTGCAAACCAGCCTTATCAGTGCTTTTATTTTGGTATTTGTCGAAGTACTGAAAGAACTGCCGACAACCTTGATTCTCAGACCCTTCAATTTTAATACATTATCGGTAAGAGCTTATGAGATGGCTTCTGATGAACGTCTCGCCGATGCCGGTTTACCGGCACTACTGATAGTCGCTACCGGGATTATCCCGGTCATTTTATTGAGTAAACTAATTGGAAAACCACATGGCTGA
- a CDS encoding DNA-deoxyinosine glycosylase, whose amino-acid sequence MSDTSFCQGFEPICAENPTWMVLGTMPSVVSLKEAFYYAHPRNAFWPIMHHLTNCPVDSIEDKVNLVKQAKLVLWDVLDHCQRQGSLDSDIKTPQANDFEWLFRQYPQIRTVVFNGQKAAQLFQRHVIKKQHLPEDLELIVLPSTSPANAALKFADKQLFWQEKLSGLV is encoded by the coding sequence ATGTCTGACACGAGTTTTTGCCAAGGCTTTGAGCCAATCTGTGCGGAGAATCCTACCTGGATGGTTTTGGGAACCATGCCGAGTGTGGTCTCATTAAAAGAGGCTTTTTATTATGCGCATCCAAGAAATGCGTTCTGGCCGATAATGCATCATTTAACCAATTGTCCGGTGGATTCGATCGAGGATAAGGTTAACTTGGTAAAACAGGCTAAGCTGGTTCTTTGGGATGTGCTCGATCATTGTCAGCGTCAGGGTAGTTTGGACAGTGATATCAAAACACCGCAAGCGAATGATTTCGAGTGGTTGTTCAGACAATATCCGCAGATTAGAACCGTGGTATTCAACGGGCAGAAAGCCGCCCAATTGTTTCAGCGTCATGTCATCAAAAAACAGCATCTTCCCGAAGATTTAGAGCTGATTGTCTTGCCGTCGACCAGTCCGGCCAACGCGGCATTAAAATTTGCAGATAAACAGTTGTTTTGGCAAGAAAAATTATCTGGTTTGGTGTAA
- the ppsA gene encoding phosphoenolpyruvate synthase: MAQMQYIRFFNEIGIEDIPLVGGKNASLGEMYQALTPQGILVPNGFAITAEAYFALIKENQLEDDLHRILDPLDADDVTALAASGNEIRHLIFNARLPDKLEAEIIQAYQQLTEQFDSDISLAIRSSATAEDLPTASFAGQQDTYLNVQGESALINACKRCFASLFTDRAIHYRFDNGFDHFSVGLSIGVQKMVRSDLACSGVMFSIDTESGFKDAAFITGAYGLGENVVQGAVEPDEFYIHKPTFKQGFRAIFKKHLGNKKIKMVYSKDTTKNPVVNIATAPAEQQQFCLAEHEVLQLADYAIRIEDYYSDKAGKPKPMDMEWAKDGIDGKLYIVQARPETVASQQSHNLLHSYQIDVPKQTEVLTTGRSVGQKIAQGQAHVIASANNIHDFKAGEVLVSDITTPDWEPIMKIASAIITNRGGRTCHAAIIARELGIPAIVGCGNATETLHNNPFVTVSCAEGETGKVYSGKIPYQVTQTDLSNLPETKTQLMLNIANPDLAFQTSFLPNQGVGLARMEFIINNFIKAHPMALLKPYQIDDNEIRAQIEQLTERYANGGDFFVERLASGIATLCAAFYPKPVVIRLSDFKSNEYASLLGGQFFEPKEENPMIGFRGASRYISKQFAEAFELECKAIRQVREQMGFSNLVIMIPFVRRVEEAKQVISTLAQNGLRRGENGLKIYMMCEIPNNVLLIDEFAPYFDGISIGTNDLTQLVLGVDRDSELVAENYDERNNGVKKMLQWAIEGAKRNNLHTSVCGQAPSDYPEMAKFLVNLGVDSLSLNPDSILTTQQMLLEFEKMTGHD, translated from the coding sequence ATGGCACAAATGCAATACATCCGTTTTTTCAATGAAATCGGTATTGAAGACATCCCTTTGGTGGGTGGAAAAAACGCCTCCTTAGGTGAAATGTATCAAGCACTCACACCCCAAGGCATATTGGTGCCGAATGGTTTTGCCATTACCGCTGAAGCCTACTTTGCCTTAATCAAAGAAAATCAGCTTGAAGACGATTTGCATCGCATTCTTGACCCGCTTGATGCCGATGACGTCACCGCGCTCGCGGCAAGCGGCAACGAGATTCGCCATTTAATTTTCAATGCCAGGTTACCGGACAAGCTGGAAGCGGAAATCATTCAGGCTTACCAGCAATTAACCGAACAGTTTGATAGCGACATCAGCTTGGCGATTCGCAGCTCGGCAACGGCCGAAGATTTACCCACCGCCAGTTTCGCCGGTCAACAGGACACTTATCTTAACGTGCAGGGTGAAAGTGCTTTAATCAATGCCTGCAAACGCTGTTTTGCCAGCCTTTTCACCGACCGCGCGATCCACTATCGTTTTGATAACGGCTTTGATCATTTCTCGGTAGGCCTGTCTATCGGTGTGCAAAAAATGGTACGTTCCGATTTGGCCTGTTCCGGGGTGATGTTCTCGATTGATACCGAAAGCGGTTTTAAAGACGCCGCCTTTATCACCGGCGCCTACGGCCTGGGAGAAAACGTGGTCCAAGGCGCAGTGGAACCGGATGAATTCTATATTCACAAACCGACCTTCAAACAAGGCTTTAGAGCCATATTCAAAAAACACCTGGGGAATAAGAAAATCAAAATGGTGTATTCCAAAGACACCACTAAAAATCCGGTTGTGAATATCGCCACCGCACCCGCGGAGCAACAGCAATTCTGTCTTGCCGAACATGAGGTTTTACAACTTGCCGATTATGCGATACGCATTGAAGACTATTACTCCGACAAAGCCGGTAAACCCAAGCCGATGGATATGGAATGGGCCAAAGACGGCATTGACGGCAAACTCTATATTGTCCAGGCTCGTCCGGAAACCGTCGCCTCACAGCAGTCACACAATCTATTACACAGCTATCAGATTGATGTGCCTAAACAAACCGAAGTGCTGACCACCGGACGCAGTGTTGGCCAAAAAATCGCTCAGGGTCAAGCGCATGTGATTGCCAGCGCCAACAACATTCATGATTTTAAGGCTGGCGAAGTGTTGGTATCGGACATCACCACCCCTGATTGGGAGCCGATTATGAAAATCGCCTCGGCGATCATCACCAACCGTGGCGGACGCACCTGTCATGCCGCGATTATTGCCCGTGAACTGGGAATACCGGCGATTGTCGGTTGCGGTAATGCCACAGAAACCCTGCATAACAACCCTTTTGTCACCGTATCCTGTGCCGAAGGGGAAACTGGCAAGGTCTATTCAGGTAAGATCCCTTATCAAGTGACGCAAACCGACTTAAGCAACCTGCCAGAGACTAAAACCCAGCTGATGCTCAATATCGCCAATCCGGATTTGGCGTTTCAAACCAGTTTTTTACCCAATCAGGGTGTCGGACTGGCCAGAATGGAGTTTATTATCAATAACTTTATTAAAGCCCACCCGATGGCTTTATTAAAACCGTATCAGATAGACGACAACGAGATTCGCGCCCAAATCGAACAGCTGACTGAGCGCTATGCCAATGGCGGCGATTTTTTTGTCGAACGCCTCGCTTCGGGAATAGCCACTTTATGCGCCGCCTTCTATCCAAAACCGGTGGTGATTCGTTTGTCCGATTTCAAATCGAATGAATACGCCAGCCTATTGGGCGGCCAGTTTTTTGAACCCAAAGAAGAGAATCCAATGATCGGTTTTCGCGGTGCATCACGTTATATCTCGAAACAATTTGCCGAAGCATTTGAATTGGAGTGCAAAGCGATTCGCCAAGTTCGCGAACAGATGGGCTTTAGCAACCTAGTAATCATGATTCCATTTGTGCGCCGTGTCGAAGAAGCCAAACAAGTGATCAGCACCTTGGCGCAAAACGGCCTGCGTCGTGGCGAAAACGGCCTAAAAATCTACATGATGTGCGAAATCCCTAATAATGTTTTATTGATTGATGAATTCGCCCCTTACTTTGATGGCATCTCCATCGGCACCAATGACTTGACTCAACTGGTTTTGGGGGTGGATAGGGATTCCGAACTGGTGGCGGAAAATTATGACGAACGCAATAACGGCGTGAAAAAAATGCTGCAATGGGCAATTGAAGGTGCCAAACGCAACAACCTGCATACCAGCGTCTGCGGTCAGGCACCGTCCGACTACCCGGAAATGGCAAAATTCTTGGTCAACTTAGGTGTCGATTCTTTAAGCCTCAACCCGGACAGTATTCTGACCACTCAACAGATGCTGCTAGAGTTCGAAAAGATGACCGGTCACGACTGA